The proteins below come from a single Candidatus Zixiibacteriota bacterium genomic window:
- the ftcD gene encoding glutamate formimidoyltransferase, producing MAKLVEVIPNFSEGRRPEILQQILDEITSVEGVTLLDKEMDADHNRAVVTFVGGPEQAVEAAFRAIKKASEVIDMTTHSGEHPRMGATDVCPFVPISEISTEEAIALAKQLGERVGNELQIPIYLYEDAASCPERVNLADVRRGEYEGIRDSIETDPDRKPDYGPSKMNLKAGATAVGVRFPLVAFNAYLNTSDVKVAKKVAKAIRSRSGGYMYCKALGFEIKDRNQAQVSMNLVNYLRTPIYRVFNSIQSEAERWGTSVYSTEIVGLVPNQALINSAKHFLRLEKFTKDQILEEKLAQSQEQAATERGMKNFIENVASKSPAPGGGSVSACIGSLAASLAGMVCRLTVGKKKYAEVKDELSDVMIKADELKEALYELVARDSKAFDEVMAAFKLPKETEDQQKERDQAIQKATIGATRVPLEVMEKSCEAIKLAQIVAEKGNVNSLSDAGVAAISGRTAVIGAYMNVKINLPGIEDAGTKQEISDKAEQIRARAVELADKIETDVISRL from the coding sequence ATGGCAAAACTGGTTGAAGTTATACCCAATTTTTCAGAGGGGAGACGACCTGAAATATTACAGCAGATTCTCGATGAAATCACCTCGGTCGAGGGTGTCACACTTCTGGACAAGGAGATGGATGCCGACCATAACCGGGCGGTTGTGACTTTTGTGGGAGGTCCGGAACAGGCTGTCGAGGCCGCCTTCAGGGCGATCAAAAAAGCCTCCGAAGTGATCGATATGACCACTCATTCCGGGGAACACCCGCGTATGGGTGCCACAGATGTGTGCCCCTTTGTGCCGATCTCCGAAATCTCCACCGAGGAAGCGATCGCATTGGCCAAACAGCTCGGAGAGAGAGTCGGAAACGAGTTGCAGATACCGATTTACCTCTATGAAGACGCCGCCTCCTGTCCTGAGAGGGTAAACCTGGCTGATGTCCGTCGTGGAGAATACGAAGGGATCCGCGATTCAATCGAGACAGATCCCGACCGCAAGCCGGATTACGGCCCGTCTAAAATGAATTTGAAAGCGGGTGCCACCGCAGTCGGTGTGCGTTTTCCGCTGGTAGCTTTCAATGCTTACCTGAATACTTCCGATGTCAAAGTCGCGAAAAAGGTTGCCAAGGCAATACGCTCCCGTTCAGGCGGATACATGTACTGCAAAGCGCTCGGCTTCGAAATCAAGGACCGCAACCAGGCCCAGGTTTCTATGAACCTCGTAAACTACCTGCGGACACCGATATACAGAGTTTTCAACTCCATACAATCAGAGGCTGAACGCTGGGGCACTTCGGTCTATTCGACCGAGATTGTCGGTTTGGTGCCAAACCAGGCCCTGATCAATAGCGCCAAGCATTTCCTCCGTCTCGAAAAATTTACCAAGGACCAGATCCTGGAGGAAAAACTGGCCCAGTCGCAGGAGCAGGCCGCAACAGAGCGGGGCATGAAAAATTTCATCGAAAATGTCGCATCCAAGTCTCCCGCACCCGGGGGCGGATCGGTTTCGGCCTGTATCGGATCACTGGCGGCTTCGCTGGCTGGAATGGTCTGCCGCCTGACGGTCGGTAAAAAGAAATATGCCGAGGTGAAAGATGAACTGAGCGATGTCATGATTAAAGCTGATGAACTGAAAGAAGCTTTGTACGAACTTGTGGCCAGGGATTCGAAAGCTTTCGACGAGGTCATGGCCGCCTTCAAACTGCCCAAAGAAACCGAAGATCAACAAAAGGAACGGGATCAGGCGATCCAGAAAGCCACAATCGGCGCTACCCGAGTACCGCTCGAAGTGATGGAAAAATCCTGCGAAGCGATCAAACTTGCTCAAATCGTAGCGGAAAAAGGCAATGTCAACTCGCTCTCCGACGCCGGAGTGGCCGCTATTTCCGGACGGACTGCTGTAATCGGTGCTTATATGAACGTCAAAATCAACTTGCCGGGTATCGAAGATGCCGGAACAAAACAGGAGATCTCCGACAAGGCGGAACAGATTCGCGCCCGCGCTGTTGAATTAGCTGATAAAATCGAAACCGATGTAATCAGCAGGCTGTAA
- a CDS encoding ECF transporter S component: MNSTAVRALVISALLAGLAYVSNFMMLVIPNVSLAFFVVFLAGYSLGLGWGLITGSISFFLISYFSPFGMALFPLLGVQIICGAICGAFGSIAYKAYRVRLKDPITYLIYALWGGVVTTIYMGGVSVADAYLFGPFKERLTISLGFSILTIVSNLIIFPLLVPVLMTVRERIDVR; the protein is encoded by the coding sequence ATGAACTCGACAGCGGTCAGGGCCCTGGTCATAAGCGCGCTATTGGCCGGTTTGGCCTATGTCTCGAATTTTATGATGCTGGTGATACCGAACGTGTCACTGGCATTCTTTGTTGTATTTTTAGCCGGTTACTCGCTCGGTTTGGGATGGGGACTGATCACGGGCTCAATCAGTTTCTTTTTGATCTCGTATTTCAGCCCATTCGGGATGGCGCTTTTTCCTCTTTTAGGCGTGCAGATTATCTGCGGAGCCATATGCGGAGCGTTTGGTTCAATTGCTTACAAGGCTTACCGCGTACGGCTCAAAGATCCAATTACGTATTTAATCTATGCTCTCTGGGGCGGAGTGGTCACCACAATCTATATGGGTGGGGTGTCGGTGGCCGATGCTTACCTGTTCGGGCCATTTAAGGAGCGATTAACTATCAGTCTCGGTTTTTCAATACTGACAATCGTTTCCAATCTGATTATCTTTCCTCTTCTGGTTCCGGTTCTGATGACCGTACGCGAGAGGATCGATGTGAGATGA